One genomic segment of Aythya fuligula isolate bAytFul2 chromosome 5, bAytFul2.pri, whole genome shotgun sequence includes these proteins:
- the LOC116489464 gene encoding very low-density lipoprotein receptor-like, translating to RSSISDTGDGAGRRQALPRCGALCLLLALAGLCTAADGARAKCEDCSDGSDESACVKKTCAESDFVCNSGQCVPNRWQCDGDPDCENGSDESAELCHTRTCRVNEIRCGPQSTQCIPVSWKCDGEKDCDSGEDEESCGIVTCSAAEFTCSSGQCISKSFVCNVQDDCSDGSDELECAPPTCGVHEFQCKSSTCIPISWVCDDDADCSNHSDESLEQCGRQPAPPVKCATSEVQCGSGECIHKKWRCDGDPDCKDGSDEINCPSRTCRPDHFRCEDGNCVHGSRQCSGVRDCLYGTDEANCNNVIQCSGPGKFKCRSGECIDINKVCNQQRDRKDWGDEPLKECIINECDCPAGFEFIDKRNCGDIDECQNLGICSQMCINLKGGYKSERSRGYQMIPATGTWKRSYWYKDTNNTCDCNDAAKQGLGE from the coding sequence aggagtagtataagtgacacaggtgacggtgcggggcggcggcaggcgctgccgcgctgcggggcactctgcctgctgctcgccctcgccggcctgtgcactgctgccgacggtgctagagcaaaatgtgaagactgctcagatggcagtgatgagagtgcttgtgtgaagaagacgtgtgctgaatctgactttgtgtgcaacagtggtcagtgtgtgccaaatagatggcagtgtgatggggatccggactgtgaaaatgggtctgatgagagtgctgagctgtgtcatacgAGAACATGccgggtaaatgaaatcaggtgtggtcctcagtcaacccagtgtatcccagtgtcctggaaatgtgatggtgaaaaggaCTGcgacagtggagaagatgaagagagtTGTGGCATTGTgacttgtagtgcagcagaattcacatgcagtagtgggcaatgtatttccaaaagctttgtctgcaatgtTCAAGATGACTGCAGTGATGGTAGCGATGAGTTGGAGTGTGCACCTCCTACCTGTGGTGttcatgagtttcagtgcaaGAGTTCTACCTGCATCCCTATCAGCTGGGTGTGTGATGATGATGCTGACTGCTCCAACCACTCGGATgaatctttggagcagtgtggccgccagcctgcacctccagTGAAGTGTGCTACGAGTGAGGTGCAGTGCGGCTCAGGTGAATGTATCCACAAGAAGTGGCGATGTGATggagatcctgattgcaaggatggaagtgatgaaattaactgcccttctcggacctgcaggccagaccatttcagatgtgaagatgggaactgtgtccatgggagtaggcagtgcagtggtgtgagagactgtctgtatggcactgatgaagcaaactgtaacaatgttattcagtgttctggacctggcaaattcaagtgcagaagtggagaatgcatagatatcaataaagtgtgtaaccagcagagagaccgcaaggactggggtgatgagcccctgaaggaatgcatcataaatgaatgtgactgtccagctgggtttgagtttatagacaagagaaactgtggagacatTGATGAATGTCAAAACcttggtatctgtagtcaaatgtgtatcaacctgaaaggtggctacaaaagTGAACGTAGCCGTGGATATCAGATgattcctgctacaggaacctggaaaaggTCATACTGGTACAAAGacacaaataacacctgtgattgCAATGAcgctgctaagcagggtttaggg